In the genome of Fodinicurvata sp. EGI_FJ10296, the window CTCTACGGCATGCACGGCGTCCGCGCGCAGATGCTGATACAGCAGGAGGACCACGAGGCCGCGGCGGGCTGGGCCGACCGTGCCGCCACCACACCCGGGGCCCATTACCTGATCTCCATGATTGCACTTGCCGCCAACGGGCTGGCCGGCCGTCACGACCAGGCAGCCCGATGGCGGCAGAAAGTCCGCCGGCTCAGACCGGATGCTACAGCGGCTCATTACTTCGCCGCCTTTCCAACGCGCGACACTGCGTCCCGGGCGCGCGTCGCCGCGGAACTGCAGCGGTACGGCTTCTGATCCCGATCTCATTCAAAGGGTGAAGGTTCGGAAGTTTTCAATTTTCGACTGCATACAAAAATGGTTACTTCTTCCGGATTTGGCGGCAGAGTCCCCTCCTGGTTCGGTCGACAGTGCCAGCGGCAGTCCGGAACCCCGATGATACTGAACGGCAACGGGTCGCCAGCTGAAACATTTAAAAATATAAAAGGAGAACACAGTGGGGCTCATATCGTGGTTGAGAGACGTTTCCGGCGGCAAAACGTCCAGACAAATACAGAATAGATACGACAGAGCCAACAAACGTGCCGTCGAATACATGGCTGTCGTTCAGTGGTATGTCGAGGAAGCCGATTACGACAATCCGCTCGTCCTTCAGAACTATGCCGATCTATACAATCAGAAATTCCGACAGGGGCACAAGGCGATCCTTGCCGGCAATCGGAATGACATCGAGCGCAAGCTCGGCCATGCCAGAAATATCGGCACGAAGCAGAACCCCTGGATCGCCGCCTTCGTCAGACCGTCCGAAGAAACGGTTTTTTGTGCCTATGTTCTGTTGCGCGACGATCAGCAACAGTTTGCGGTCGTAAAACCCTACTGGTTTCTATCCTCGGGGGAAAAAGAGTCGGATTACAAGAAAGACGTCATGAGCTTTATGTGACCAGCCGACACCGGCTTCAATTCAGATAGTGCAGTTTGATGTACTCCACCTGGCATGTCATCATGTCGAGCTCGAACTGCTGGCCATAAAATTTCCACCCTTTTTGCGGCAGGTTCACGCCGACGACGGTCATCAGCAGGCCTGCCTGCTGCATCGGCGACACGGCCCGGCCGTGCTTCCGGGTCCGGTAGCTATCGCGGTGGGTATAGTTCGTGAATCCGTTCGTATTCTGCTGAATGCGGCCATGATCGATCGTGCCTTCTTCGGTCTGATAATTGGCGTGTGCGACCTTTGCGGTGCCGTTCTTGTAGGTGGCGCTGGCGAAGGTGCAACCGCTCAGAGGTGCGGTGAACATGAGTCTGGCGTCGCTCCGCCCGGCGCTGGGCAGCGTGGCGGTCTTGGTATTGTCGGCTTCATAGGGTAGCCAGAATCCCGCCAGCGTATCGGACCCGGAATCCATGTGAGCCCACGAGACTTTCAGCGCCTTGATGCCATAGCTGCTTTTCCAGAACCGTTTAGACTTGCGGATCACATTGTCGAAACGGTCGTCGGGCTTGATCCGGAACATGCCGACCGCCTGAACCATGAATGGACAGACCCCGTTGGCCGACGTGTCCATGATCAGAAGATTGTATTTCAGGAATTCACGCGGGTCTGAGATAAGCCCGGAAAGATCGGTCATTTTGCGCCCCCAGTTTGCCCCCGGCTTCCTGCTCCAGCATCCGGCCGTGGCCGGTAGTCGCCTTTTTTCGCTGCAGGATTGCCGACATCTGATTTTTTCTTGCTGTCAGGTTCAAATCTCTAGAGCCAGAAAACAGGTTTGGCAAGCAGATGAGAAGAAAGTTTCACCACCGGCCAGAGGGGACAGGATATCGTACCGACAGGCGGATATCGGTTTACCCCGATGGGAAGGGGCGCGTTTTCGCGCTATTCTGGTGCGGTAAACATGGGCCTGGAGGATAGCAGTGACGATCAGCCTCGGTGGTACGCAGCGATCGAGTGAAAACCTGTTTCACCGCGCTTTGAAGCTGGTCGCCGTCTGGCTGGCGGTTGGGCTTGCTTATCATATCGCAGCCCGAATCGGCTCCGGTGTCAGCATTGGCCCCATGGCGATCAGTCTTTTCTGGCCCTCCAGCGGTGTAGCGATGGCCGCCGTGGCCCTGCTTGGCCGTACGGCCATGCCACCGCTGTTTCTGGCGGCGACCTGGTTCTATCTGGGAACCGATGTCGCTCTGCTCTATGCCGTTATAGCCGGCGCAGGGGCCACTGCGGCCGCCGCGACCGGCGCCTGGCTGCTGCACCGGTTGGCTGGCGAAACGACACTGGACCGTTCCGCCGATCCCGCGATCCTGCTGTTCATCGCAGCCGTGGCAAGTGGCGGAATTTCCGGATTGACCGGCGCCGCGGCGATGGCGGCCGAGCATGGCGCCATCATGTTCACTGAAATGTGGTGGGTCTGCTGGGTCGCCCATTTCACGGGTATCGCCTTCATTGCGCCGCTCATTCTGGTCTGGGGACGCCGGCGCGATCCCCTGCCCCGTTTCACCGCCGAAACCGGGCTGATCGTCGCCGGCAGTCTGGCCCTCGCAGGGATCGGCTATACCAATTTCATTGGCGGCGCCTTGATGGAAACCCTCTCCTATGCGGTATTCCCCGGGCTCATCCTTGCGGCGATACGCATGGATACCCGCATCACGACGGCTCTGCTGACGATCACGGCCGGGATCGCCATTACTTGCACCGCATGGGGCCACGGCCCGTTCGCCGGCCATGATCCCATGTACGACCTGCTCTCGCTCCACATCCATCTGACGATCCTGGTCATGACGATCCTGGTCATCATGGCCGCCACCGAGGAACGGCTGCGCGCGGACCGGCAGTCCGCGGAAACGCTGGCGGCCCTGGCGCAGGCCGGCCGGATCAGCGCGCTCGGCGAAATGGCGGCCGGGCTGGCACACGAACTGAACCAGCCACTAGCGGCACTGAAAAGCTATGCTCAGGCTGCGGCACGAATGACCGACAGCGGCGACGCGCGAGGCGCCCGCGAGGCGGTGACCCGGATCGCCGCCATGGCTGACCGCGCCGCCGCCATTCTTCAGGGGATACGCGGATATATCGGCGGCCGCGGCGATCAAGCCGAAGACATTGCCCCGGCCATCTCTGTGCGCGAAGTGATCCGCCTGCTGGAGAACGATCCCGTCCGTCGCGCTGTCACGATCGATGTCGACATCGAAGAAGACCTTCCATTCGTCCATGCGGCACCCGTTCAGTTGCAGCAGGTTCTGGTCAACGTGATCCGCAACGCCTGCGAAGCCACAGGCCCCGGCGGAACAGTGCGCCTCCACGCCGAAACCGGCGACGGCAACCTTACGATCTCGGTGGACGATGACGGTCCCGGCCTCCCCGACCGGCCGGACCTGTTCACACCGTTCGCCAGCGAAAAGCCCAACGGGCTCGGATTGGGACTCGCCATCAGCAAAAGAATTGCCGAAGCGCACGGCGGCACCTTGACCGGCGGGACCGGACCGCTTGGCGGCGCCCGGATGACCCTGAAGCTGCCTGCGAGAGCCATCAGGCGCGCAGCCGCCTGAAGCCGATAGGACGGAGAACTGCCATGAGATCATCACGGGACCGCGAAGCACACCCACTGGAGACCGTCTATCTGGTCGAGGACGACGACGATGTGCGCGACAGCACCTCGATGCTGTTGCGGGCCAGCGGCTTCACGGTCGAGGGATTCAGGGACGGCGACGCGTTCGAGACCGCACTTCCCGCCGACGCTGCGGGGTGTTGCGTTCTGGATGTGCGGCTGCCCGGACGCGACGGTCTCGCGCTTCACCAGGCCCTGACCGAGAACGGCATCGGACTGCCGGTGATCTTCATCACCGGTCACGGCGATATCCCCATGGCGGTCCGGGCGGTCGCCGCCGGGGCGCTCGATTTCCTGGAGAAGCCCTTCGACGAGACGGCGTTGATCGACCGCATCGAAAAGGCGTTCGAGATCGACCGGCGGCGGCGATCGCTCGATCTTGCCCAGGCGGGCATCGATGCCCGCATAGAACGGCTGACGGCACGCGAGCACGACGTTCTCCGGCTTATCCTCGACGGACGGCCGAACAAGGTGATCGCCTATGAACTCGACGTCAGCATCCGCACGGTCGAGATCCACCGCGCCAATGTCATGCGCAAACTGGAATGCACGACGGCCTCCGATCTGGTCCGCACAGCCCTGTCATCGACCGCCTATCGCAACCGGATCGACGTCGCGGAACGATGAACACCGCTCATGGGAGCTTCGTGCGTCTTTACGAAATTCAAACGATCACGCGGCTATGCGTCGGACGGGGAAGCAGCAAAAGCAACGCAAGGAGGGCCGGTGATGCCGGATGAGGTGACGGTATTTTCCCGCGCGACGGAGGCCGGGACCCTGCGCCGATCCGCGTTGACGGCGGCTGTCGTCGGACCGATCCTGATCGCGCTGAATCAGTGGGACGCTTTGACGGGATCGGCACCTGTGTCGTGGACGACCGCAGTTTTGACGGTCCTTGTGCCCTTCGTGGTCGCCACCATCGGCGCTGCAACCACCCCGAGACCGGCTGCCACCGCGATACCCGTTCCGGATTCCGGGCCGCCGTCGGCGCAAAGTGAAGACGATGTCCCGGCGACAAGCGACCGCACCGCACCGTCGGATGCGCCAGTGGCAACCGAGGCATTGCGTGATGCCAATTCGATCGGCCGCGATATGGGCGAAACGGCCCGGACGGTCAACGCCAACTCGCGCGAACGGCTGACCTTCATCGGCGATGTAGTGCGGGAGGCGCGACAGACGGCGGACGAAGCGGCCAGGACCAAAGACGCGGCAAGCACTGCGACGCAGGCCCTGGCGACGGCCAAGGACGAAGCCAGCCGCGCGCACGCGCAGGTCGCCGATATGACCCGGTCGGTTTCATCGGGCGCGGAAACGACCAGACAGGCCACGGAACGGCTTGCCGAGTTCAACAGCCGCTTTCAGGATATCGGCCGTATGGCGACCGACATCTCGCGCATCGCCGAGCAAACCAACCTGCTGGCGCTGAATGCGACGATCGAAGCCGCACGCGCGGGCGAGGCCGGACGCGGATTCGCCGTCGTGGCGACAGAGGTCAAGTCGCTGGCCAGAAGCGCGTCGTCATCGGCAAGCGAAATCAATGACCTGATCTCGGTTTTGTCCCCGGTTTCCGAGACGCTGACCACCCGTTTGACCGAATTGTCCGAGCGAATGACGGCGCTCGACCAGACCGGACGCGACGCCCATTCCCTGATCGAGACGATATCAGGAACGCTCGACCATGCGGCGTCCATGGCCGATCAGACGACGGCCCAGGCGGAAAACCAGACGATCGTGTTCACGGCGATGGTCGACAAGCTGGTTCAGATCGAGGAAGACACCGAGCGGGCGATAAAAGGCTCCGAGGCCAATATGGAGTTTGCAAGGCGCCTCGTGACCATCACCGACCAGGGTTTGGCCACGAGGTCATAGAACCGCTCTGGCAATGCGGTAATGCACGTCAATGCCCCGCGCCGCATCACGGACCGCATCAAATACGACCAGCCGGGACATTTTCTCGGCGTAGCCACCGAGCGTGTGCTTGCCAGTTTCACACCGCAGCAAAGTCTCTGACGCCATTCGCGCAGCTCGGCGGGCCCATTCGTCCCTCGCGCTACATTTCATGGCGATATTCTGATAGCGATACGCGCGCTATAAGGGTATTTTGCGGGCGCAACGTCAATATATCCGGTTGACAAAACGGCAAACTTAACCTAGGTGTTTAGTACGTGACCCAAGAACCGTTTTTGCTGGAGAAACCCTATGATGGCATTTTTTGTGTCGCGCGGGGCCGAAACGGTCGCATTTGCATTCTCAAATCTGAATGGTTGGTTGCGCTAGAAATTATTAAAGAAGATCGAAGAGAAAGCACCGTTCCAAATAAATATTTCGGGCGATGGCGTAATGGCGAGTATCTTGGTTCAGATGCGTTTCGTAACGAAGGCACCTATAAATCAGGATTTGGACAAGAATATAAGATTTATGCTTTCAAAGGACGCCAATTGAGAATGTACGGTTCTGAAGTTTTGTTAGGTGGAGTAAATACGTTTTTGATCACAATGTGCATGAAGAAAAAACAAAATAAAATGAAAACTTCTGATGGCGCTGTTGCTTCCAAGAGGATCGGCACTATTCTAATGAGCTGAGAACTGAAACACAGGCTTGATCTTTAGGAACTGGAGATTAGTATGAGCAAAGGGACTGAAATGGCAAAGCCGTTCCCCGATGCGGAGAATGACCTGATCGAGGCAGAGGAATGCTTTCTCGCCGATGTTGTGAACGACATAGCGTGGCTGATGGATGATAGCGGGATGACTCAGCGCGCTCTTGCCGAGCGGCTGGGAATTTCCGAACAACGTATAAGCCGCATCTTCTCACAAAACGGCCGGAACTTGCAGGCGAGGACGATTGCCCGAATCTACCATGTTTTGAAGCAGGAACCCCGCCTGACCTGCAGCCGCCTTGACCAACTGCGCGCCGATCTCGATCGCCACTATGGCGTCACGGTCGATGAATGGGAACGTCGACACAGTACATGGCAGAACGTCGTGCGCCTTGAGCACAAAAGCATCAGATTCCGAAGCGAAGAAGCCGTCGGCACGGATCGCTATGAACCCTGCAATAATCAGGCAGCATAATCATGGATGGAGACGACGACAAAAAGGACGGACCAGCGCGGAAATCCGGTTCCAAGACTGGCGCGGCCAAGGGCAAGAAAGGCCGCAATGTCAACCAAAGCCTCCGCAGCTTTATTCCCGAAGAACCGCCGATGCCCAAGGCGGCACCGTCCGCAGAAGATTATAACCGAGTGGTCAAGTCGGCGCGCTTGGCGCGGATATTCATGACTGGGTCCGAGTTCAAAAGCGAACCAGCCTATTTCAATCATGGGGATTCAGGTTCATTCGACCATAACCTTGATCATGAACTGACCGTTATTGATAACGACACAGACGCGGGTCGGATCGCCGCCATTTTGCAATGGAAGGTATTCGTTACCGAACGCGCCACAAAGGGGTCGGAGAAGAGCAAGTCGGAGTCGGATGCCAGCCCGGTTTTATCGATAGAAGCGCGTTATCTGATCGCCTATGACCAGATCGAAGACGGCAGCGAAGATGCCATGAAGCATTTCATGGAGAAGGTTGGCAAGATGGCGACCTACCCCTATTTCCGTGCGCATGTGAGCCATATCAATGGCGAGGCCGAGGCGAGTCTGCCGTTGTTGCCGATCCTGCGATAGCGTCGCCTTCCTCCGGACTCGCCTCGACCGTGCAAGGTTTCACATTCGTCAATCGTTCAATTTCTCCTCGATTTGGTCAGCCGCGGATTGCTGCGCCACGGAGACCGGGGATGTCGCCAATGCTTTCCCCGATCTCATTCGGCCGCGGTCAGTAGAGTTGCGCGCCAAAATTCCGCTGCGGATCGAATTCCGGCGACAGGTTGCCGGTCGGTTCGGCGGCGGGTCCGGCTTCGCGCGCCAGGAACTCGCCAGACCCGGCCTTGACGTGAAGCCCGCCATTCTCGACCACGGTGCGGCCGCGCGACAGCACCGTGACGGGCCAGCCGGTCACGGTCCGGCCCTCGTAGGGGCTGTAGCCGGTGCCGTCATGCATGATGTCGGCGTTCAGGGCGACCTTCTTCTCGGGGTCCCAAATCGCGATATCGGCATCGGCGCCGATGGCGATCGAACCCTTGCGCGGATGGAGGCCGTAGAGCTTCGCCGGCGTCGTCGACATGATGTCGACGAACCGCTGCAGGTTCATGCGCCCTTTCGAGACCATGGCGTCGAACAGCAGCGGCATCCGCGTTTCGAGACCCGGCATGCCATTGGCCACCTGCTTGAAGGTCGGGTTCGGGCCGGCGGAAAGTTTGCCGGTTTCGTCGAAGCGATAGGGCGCATGATCCGACGACACAGTCTGTAGATCGCCCAGTTCCAGGCCCCGCCAGATGGCTTCCTGATCCGCCGTGGTGCGCGCCGGCGGACTGAAGCACCATTTGGCGCCCTCGGCGCCCGGCTTGTCCAGATCCGCCGCCGTCAGGAACAGATATTGCGGGCAGGTTTCGCCGAAAACCTTGAGCCCCTCGCCCCGCGCCTTGCGGATCACGGCAACGCCCTCGGCGGTCGAGACGTGGTAGATCATGATCGGCTGATCGACCAGCGATGCCATGGCGATCAGGCGGTTGAACGCCTCGGCCTCGGACGACCGGGGGTGACTGACGGCATGGTATTTGGGCGCTGTGTATCCACGATCGAGAAGCCGCTGGGCCAGCCACGCAATCATACCGTGGTTCTCGGCATGAACGCACACCATCGCCCGGGTCTCGCGGGCGGTTATCAGGATGTCGAGCAGCTTCTGATCGTCCACCTTCATCCGGTCATAGGTCATGAAGACCTTGATCGAAGAATGCCCCTCGCGCACCAGACGCGGCAGTTCGTCCTTGATCACGGTTTCCGTCGCATCGGCGACGATCATGTGAAAGGCATAATCGATGACAGCGCCCTTCTCGGCCAGGCCGTGATACTCAGCGACGACATTCGACAGACTCATGCCGACATGCTGGGCGGCAAAGGACACCACCGTTGTCGTGCCGCCGAAGGCAGCGGACACGGTTGCCGACTCGAAGGTATCGGCATTCATCAACCCGCTCGCGGAAAGCTGCTCGATATGTGCGTGGGTGTCGACCCC includes:
- a CDS encoding ATP-binding protein, giving the protein MTISLGGTQRSSENLFHRALKLVAVWLAVGLAYHIAARIGSGVSIGPMAISLFWPSSGVAMAAVALLGRTAMPPLFLAATWFYLGTDVALLYAVIAGAGATAAAATGAWLLHRLAGETTLDRSADPAILLFIAAVASGGISGLTGAAAMAAEHGAIMFTEMWWVCWVAHFTGIAFIAPLILVWGRRRDPLPRFTAETGLIVAGSLALAGIGYTNFIGGALMETLSYAVFPGLILAAIRMDTRITTALLTITAGIAITCTAWGHGPFAGHDPMYDLLSLHIHLTILVMTILVIMAATEERLRADRQSAETLAALAQAGRISALGEMAAGLAHELNQPLAALKSYAQAAARMTDSGDARGAREAVTRIAAMADRAAAILQGIRGYIGGRGDQAEDIAPAISVREVIRLLENDPVRRAVTIDVDIEEDLPFVHAAPVQLQQVLVNVIRNACEATGPGGTVRLHAETGDGNLTISVDDDGPGLPDRPDLFTPFASEKPNGLGLGLAISKRIAEAHGGTLTGGTGPLGGARMTLKLPARAIRRAAA
- a CDS encoding methyl-accepting chemotaxis protein; translation: MPDEVTVFSRATEAGTLRRSALTAAVVGPILIALNQWDALTGSAPVSWTTAVLTVLVPFVVATIGAATTPRPAATAIPVPDSGPPSAQSEDDVPATSDRTAPSDAPVATEALRDANSIGRDMGETARTVNANSRERLTFIGDVVREARQTADEAARTKDAASTATQALATAKDEASRAHAQVADMTRSVSSGAETTRQATERLAEFNSRFQDIGRMATDISRIAEQTNLLALNATIEAARAGEAGRGFAVVATEVKSLARSASSSASEINDLISVLSPVSETLTTRLTELSERMTALDQTGRDAHSLIETISGTLDHAASMADQTTAQAENQTIVFTAMVDKLVQIEEDTERAIKGSEANMEFARRLVTITDQGLATRS
- the hydA gene encoding dihydropyrimidinase, whose amino-acid sequence is MTSYDLIIRGGTVATAADVMAADVAVKDGRIAAIGQGLSGADREIDAGGKLVLPGGVDTHAHIEQLSASGLMNADTFESATVSAAFGGTTTVVSFAAQHVGMSLSNVVAEYHGLAEKGAVIDYAFHMIVADATETVIKDELPRLVREGHSSIKVFMTYDRMKVDDQKLLDILITARETRAMVCVHAENHGMIAWLAQRLLDRGYTAPKYHAVSHPRSSEAEAFNRLIAMASLVDQPIMIYHVSTAEGVAVIRKARGEGLKVFGETCPQYLFLTAADLDKPGAEGAKWCFSPPARTTADQEAIWRGLELGDLQTVSSDHAPYRFDETGKLSAGPNPTFKQVANGMPGLETRMPLLFDAMVSKGRMNLQRFVDIMSTTPAKLYGLHPRKGSIAIGADADIAIWDPEKKVALNADIMHDGTGYSPYEGRTVTGWPVTVLSRGRTVVENGGLHVKAGSGEFLAREAGPAAEPTGNLSPEFDPQRNFGAQLY
- a CDS encoding helix-turn-helix transcriptional regulator, with amino-acid sequence MSKGTEMAKPFPDAENDLIEAEECFLADVVNDIAWLMDDSGMTQRALAERLGISEQRISRIFSQNGRNLQARTIARIYHVLKQEPRLTCSRLDQLRADLDRHYGVTVDEWERRHSTWQNVVRLEHKSIRFRSEEAVGTDRYEPCNNQAA
- a CDS encoding response regulator, whose amino-acid sequence is MRSSRDREAHPLETVYLVEDDDDVRDSTSMLLRASGFTVEGFRDGDAFETALPADAAGCCVLDVRLPGRDGLALHQALTENGIGLPVIFITGHGDIPMAVRAVAAGALDFLEKPFDETALIDRIEKAFEIDRRRRSLDLAQAGIDARIERLTAREHDVLRLILDGRPNKVIAYELDVSIRTVEIHRANVMRKLECTTASDLVRTALSSTAYRNRIDVAER